Proteins encoded together in one Gemmatimonadetes bacterium T265 window:
- a CDS encoding dTDP-glucose 4,6-dehydratase: MAVLVTGGAGFVGSAVVRQLVRAGERVANLDALTYAGNLDSLREVTDDLEAAASYAFVRGDVADAPAVRRAFEAHRPDAVVHLAAESHVDRSIDGPGDFVRTNVVGTFVVLQEALRYWRALPAEARARFRFLHVSTDEVFGSLGAEGHFTEATPYAPNSPYSATKAGSDHLVRAWHHTYGLPAVVTNCSNNYGPYQFPEKLIPLVTLNALEGRPLPVYGRGEQVRDWLFVEDHAAALRLVLARGAVGETYAIGGHNERRNLDVVGAVCDLVDELRPGARPRRELITFVADRPGHDRRYAIDASKVARELGWAPAESFESGLRRTVAWYLENRWWWERVRSGVYRGERLGRLEAA, encoded by the coding sequence ATGGCGGTGCTCGTCACCGGCGGGGCCGGCTTCGTCGGTTCCGCGGTGGTCCGCCAGCTCGTGCGCGCGGGCGAGCGCGTCGCGAACCTCGACGCGCTGACCTACGCGGGGAACCTCGACTCGCTGCGCGAGGTGACGGACGACCTGGAGGCCGCGGCGTCGTACGCGTTCGTGCGCGGCGACGTCGCCGACGCGCCCGCGGTGCGCCGCGCGTTCGAGGCGCACCGGCCGGACGCGGTGGTCCACCTCGCGGCCGAGTCGCACGTGGACCGGTCGATCGACGGGCCGGGAGACTTCGTGCGGACCAACGTCGTCGGCACGTTCGTGGTGCTGCAGGAGGCGCTGCGGTACTGGCGCGCGCTGCCGGCGGAGGCCCGCGCGCGCTTCCGCTTCCTGCACGTCTCGACCGACGAGGTGTTCGGGTCGCTCGGCGCGGAGGGGCACTTCACCGAGGCGACGCCGTACGCGCCGAATTCGCCGTATTCGGCGACGAAGGCGGGGTCGGACCACCTCGTGCGGGCGTGGCACCACACGTACGGGCTGCCGGCCGTCGTCACGAACTGCTCGAACAACTACGGCCCGTACCAGTTCCCCGAGAAGCTGATCCCGCTCGTCACGCTGAACGCGCTCGAGGGGCGGCCGCTGCCGGTGTACGGGCGGGGGGAGCAGGTGCGCGACTGGCTGTTCGTCGAGGACCACGCGGCGGCGCTGCGGCTGGTGCTCGCGCGTGGGGCGGTTGGCGAGACGTACGCGATCGGCGGGCACAACGAGCGCCGCAACCTGGACGTGGTGGGGGCGGTCTGCGACCTGGTCGACGAGCTGCGCCCCGGCGCGCGGCCGCGGCGCGAGCTGATCACCTTCGTCGCGGACCGGCCGGGGCACGACCGGCGCTACGCGATCGACGCGTCGAAGGTCGCGCGCGAGCTGGGGTGGGCGCCGGCCGAGTCGTTCGAGAGCGGGCTGCGGCGCACGGTGGCGTGGTACCTCGAGAACCGGTGGTGGTGGGAGCGCGTGCGGTCGGGGGTGTACCGCGGCGAGCGGCTCGGGCGGCTCGAGGCCGCCTAA
- the rmlA gene encoding glucose-1-phosphate thymidylyltransferase, giving the protein MKGIVLAGGSGTRLYPITLGVSKQLLPVFDKPMVYYPLSTLMLAGIREVLVIATPADLPRFRELLGDGARWGMRLSYAEQAVPNGLAQAFVVGRAFVGADPVALVLGDNIFHGSGLQRMLRRAAERPDGATVFAYSVRDPERYGVVEFDAAGRAVSLDEKPAVPRSNWAVTGLYFYDNAVLDIAAGLEPSARGEYEITDVNSEYLRRGRLRVELLGRGMAWLDTGTHESLLNAGNFVEIVERRQGLKIACPEEIAYRLGYIDAEQLERLIAPFAKTGYGAYLRGVLSEPGPPQAFDLE; this is encoded by the coding sequence GTGAAGGGGATCGTCCTCGCGGGCGGGTCGGGCACGCGTCTCTACCCGATCACGCTCGGGGTGAGCAAGCAGCTCCTGCCGGTGTTCGACAAGCCGATGGTCTACTACCCGCTGTCGACGCTCATGCTGGCCGGCATCCGGGAGGTCCTGGTCATCGCGACGCCGGCGGATCTGCCGCGCTTCCGCGAGCTGTTGGGCGACGGGGCGCGGTGGGGGATGCGGCTGTCGTACGCGGAGCAGGCGGTGCCGAACGGTCTGGCGCAGGCGTTCGTGGTCGGGCGCGCGTTCGTCGGCGCGGACCCGGTCGCGCTGGTGCTCGGCGACAACATCTTCCACGGCAGCGGGCTGCAGCGGATGCTGCGCCGCGCGGCGGAGCGGCCGGACGGGGCGACGGTGTTCGCGTACAGCGTGCGGGACCCGGAGCGCTACGGCGTCGTCGAGTTCGACGCGGCGGGGCGGGCGGTGAGCCTCGACGAGAAGCCCGCGGTGCCGCGGTCGAACTGGGCCGTCACGGGGCTCTACTTCTACGACAACGCGGTGCTCGACATCGCGGCGGGGCTCGAGCCGTCGGCGCGCGGGGAGTACGAGATCACGGACGTGAACTCCGAATACCTGCGGCGCGGGCGGCTGCGTGTGGAGCTGCTCGGCCGGGGGATGGCGTGGCTCGACACGGGCACGCATGAGTCGCTGCTCAACGCGGGGAACTTCGTCGAGATCGTCGAGCGGCGGCAGGGGCTCAAGATCGCCTGCCCCGAGGAGATCGCGTACCGGCTGGGGTACATCGACGCGGAGCAGTTGGAGCGGCTGATCGCGCCGTTCGCGAAGACGGGGTACGGGGCGTACCTGCGCGGCGTGCTGAGCGAGCCGGGGCCGCCGCAAGCGTTCGACCTCGAGTAG
- the acdA gene encoding acyl-CoA dehydrogenase, translating into MTDTALATARPPLTLLSEEELLFRDAVTALAEEQVRPRVMEMEAAKQIDPALTRQFFELGLMGIEIPEQYGGAGGSAMMVVLAVEELSKVDASAAIQVDVQNTLVEYPIAAYGTEAQKAKYLSRLTSSAIGAYALSEPGSGSDAFGLATRADKVPGGHRLTGSKAWITNGAEAEVFVVFASENPGAGYKGITAFLVEKSAEGFSVGKKEDKLGIRASSTTSLHFDNVFVPDENVLGEPGRGYKVAIDTLNGGRIGIGAQMIGVAGGALAAATKYLKERKQFGKSLAEFQGIQFQVGQAATELEAARLMVYNAARLKDAGRDIAHEGAMAKLYSSQVAERVTSLCVELFGGYGYTKEYPVEKFYRDAKIGTIYEGTSNMQLQTIARNVLR; encoded by the coding sequence ATGACCGATACCGCGCTCGCCACCGCCCGCCCGCCGCTCACGCTTCTGTCCGAGGAGGAGCTGCTTTTCCGCGACGCCGTCACGGCGCTGGCTGAGGAGCAGGTCCGGCCGCGGGTGATGGAAATGGAGGCCGCGAAACAGATCGACCCCGCGCTGACGCGGCAGTTCTTCGAGCTCGGGCTGATGGGGATCGAGATCCCCGAGCAGTACGGCGGCGCGGGCGGGTCGGCGATGATGGTCGTGCTCGCGGTGGAGGAGCTGTCGAAGGTGGACGCGAGCGCGGCGATCCAGGTGGACGTGCAGAACACGCTCGTGGAGTACCCGATCGCGGCCTACGGCACCGAGGCGCAGAAGGCGAAGTACCTGTCGCGCCTGACGAGCTCGGCGATCGGGGCGTACGCGCTGTCGGAGCCCGGGTCGGGGTCGGATGCGTTCGGGTTGGCGACGCGGGCCGACAAGGTCCCTGGGGGGCACCGGCTGACGGGCAGCAAGGCGTGGATCACGAACGGGGCCGAGGCCGAGGTGTTCGTCGTGTTCGCCTCGGAGAACCCGGGGGCGGGCTACAAGGGGATCACGGCGTTCCTCGTGGAGAAGTCGGCGGAGGGCTTCTCGGTCGGCAAGAAAGAGGACAAGCTCGGCATCCGCGCGTCGAGCACGACGTCGCTGCACTTCGACAACGTGTTCGTGCCGGACGAGAACGTGTTAGGCGAGCCGGGCCGGGGGTACAAGGTCGCGATCGACACGCTGAACGGCGGGCGGATCGGGATCGGCGCGCAGATGATCGGCGTGGCGGGCGGGGCGCTCGCGGCGGCGACCAAGTACCTGAAGGAGCGCAAGCAGTTCGGGAAGTCGCTCGCCGAGTTCCAGGGGATCCAGTTCCAGGTGGGGCAGGCGGCGACGGAGCTCGAGGCGGCGCGGCTGATGGTGTACAACGCGGCGCGGCTCAAGGACGCGGGGCGGGACATCGCGCACGAGGGGGCGATGGCGAAGCTCTACTCGTCGCAGGTGGCCGAGCGGGTGACGTCGCTCTGCGTGGAGCTGTTCGGCGGGTACGGGTACACGAAGGAGTACCCCGTGGAGAAGTTCTACCGCGACGCGAAGATCGGGACGATCTACGAGGGGACATCGAACATGCAGCTGCAGACGATCGCCCGGAACGTGCTGAGGTAA